From a single Ooceraea biroi isolate clonal line C1 chromosome 12, Obir_v5.4, whole genome shotgun sequence genomic region:
- the LOC105277754 gene encoding serine/threonine-protein kinase par-1: MSGMKKAIGGSIHRIREFELEKVNLIDEFDILQIVGEGWFGKILLTEHRSTQTEMVLKALPKAYTGISDFFREFHYGLHLSAHRNIITTYDVAFETAGFYVFSQEYAPLGDLTSNVTETGLGELHAKRVARQLAAAVQHIHSRELVHRDIKLDNILVFRSDFSRIKLCDFGETRRVNTVVRRHNEWLPYSPPEVLQIDTDETYKARMSHDVWQFGIVLFVCLTGCLPWQKAALDDPRYTRYQNWHNATLNIAKKPKLFQLISSRAQRMFKRLLDPKAEKRPASVLEVNKYLEDRWLAKLGAEKALNGGADERDELCPSMYSFHSSLEEKNQLLHTLTTYGIETTVDRSKKKDRIREWIQASAIVEENEGDESDICEDSEFFEDEENESEDAEPISMRGRHFPERRPSAAVPNDVRKNRRRASSSRAASRGRTSASAKPVERKIPFAPQVAEERETIARFASFPNGDPSLATVENRGLSTNVTPDVSSPTKSVTSTLQSPNVSVANGRNVKDPAKANVDSVQDESSLPTSPSSSAVFSMKPSPPKIPSGALEARSSPVSSRAAPMSPQIPTRKNRAHTAPFPDAPENRAESARRAQSATMLRAPEVEDPSRARVVASPRPTPLRADNSGVVASSTPRVSARSAARAERAAAAPITSDMAEASPQLLNNILPARAEGSPTSSRATTQINVSATSHLVMQSFSALQDLAANGSGAPPSPINSRPDRRAEKVTLTYGKDVYEHYGIAHGAILPMRVNIVRQDSAGSGSRSASN, encoded by the exons ATGAGCGGGATGAAGAAGGCGATCGGGGGCTCCATTCACAGGATACGGGAGTTCGAACTCGAGAAG GTGAATCTGATAGACGAGTTCGACATCCTGCAGATCGTCGGCGAGGGATGGTTCGGCAAGATCCTGCTGACTGAGCATCGCAGCACGCAGACCGAGATGGTGCTGAAGGCGTTGCCGAAAGCGTACACCGGTATCTCGGACTTCTTTCGGGAGTTCCATTACGGGCTGCACCTGTCGGCTCACAGGAACATCATAACTACGTACGATGTGGCATTCGAAACTGCTGGCTTCTACGTTTTCAGTCAGGAGTACGCTCCGCTCG GCGATCTCACGTCGAACGTGACGGAGACCGGGCTGGGCGAGTTGCACGCGAAGAGGGTGGCCAGGCAGCTCGCCGCCGCGGTGCAACACATACACAGTCGCGAGCTGGTGCACCGCGACATCAAGCTGGACAACATCCTCGTGTTCCGCAGCGACTTCTCGCGCATCAAGTTGTGCGACTTTGGCGAGACCAGGCGGGTAAACACCGTGGTGCGAAGGCACAACGAGTGGCTGCCGTACTCGCCCCCCGAGGTACTGCAGATCGACACTGACGAGACGTacaa AGCTCGCATGTCACACGACGTCTGGCAATTCGGCATTGTCCTATTTGTCTGCCTGACCGGATGCCTGCCATGGCAGAAAGCGGCGTTGGAcgacccgcgctacacgagaTATCAAAACTGGCACAACGCGACACTCAACATCGCCAAGAAACCGAAATTATTTCAGCTGATCAGCTCGCGGGCGCAGAG aATGTTCAAGAGGCTATTGGACCCGAAGGCTGAGAAGCGGCCGGCCAGCGTGTTGGAGGTAAATAAATACTTGGAGGACAGATGGTTGGCGAAACTCGGGGCCGAGAAGGCTCTGAACG GCGGCGCCGACGAACGGGACGAGCTCTGCCCGTCCATGTACAGCTTCCACAGCTCTCTGGAGGAGAAGAACCAACTGCTGCACACTCTCACGACGTACGGCATCGAGACGACGGTAGACCGGTCGAAGAAGAAGGACCGCATCCGGGAGTGGATACAGGCGAGCGCGATCGTCGAGGAGAACGAAGGCGACGAGTCAGACATATGCGAGGACTCGGAATTCTTCGAGGACGAGGAGAACGAGAGCGAGGATGCAGAGCCGATTTCGATGAGGGGCAGGCACTTTCCGGAGCGGCGTCCGAGCGCCGCGGTGCCAAACGACGTTAGGAAGAACAGACGTAGAGCCTCGTCGAGTCGCGCCGCGTCGAGAGGGCGGACTTCCGCCTCCGCCAAGCCCGTCGAGAGGAAGATACCCTTCGCTCCCCAGGTGGCCGAGGAGCGGGAAACGATCGCGCGTTTCGCCAGCTTCCCCAATGGAGACCCGAGCCTCGCCACCGTGGAAAATCGCGGCCTTTCGACGAACGTAACGCCCGATGTGTCGTCGCCGACGAAATCAGTCACCAGCACTCTGCAGTCTCCCAACGTGTCCGTCGCCAACGGCCGAAACGTCAAGGATCCCGCGAAAGCGAACGTCGATTCTGTTCAAGATGAATCGTCACTTCCGACATCGCCGTCGTCTTCCGCCGTCTTCTCGATGAAACCGTCGCCACCGAAGATCCCATCAGGCGCACTGGAAGCCAGAAGCAGTCCCGTAAGTAGTCGAGCGGCGCCGATGAGCCCGCAGATCCCGACGCGGAAGAATCGCGCTCACACGGCGCCGTTTCCGGACGCGCCCGAGAATCGAGCGGAGTCAGCGAGGCGGGCCCAATCCGCGACGATGCTGCGTGCACCGGAAGTGGAGGATCCATCGCGGGCAAGAGTGGTCGCGTCGCCGCGCCCGACGCCACTGCGAGCGGACAATTCCGGCGTCGTGGCGTCATCCACTCCGCGTGTCTCCGCGAGATCGGCTGCTCGAGCTGAGCGAGCAGCCGCGGCGCCGATAACGAGCGACATGGCCGAGGCGAGTCCTCAGCTCTTAAACAACATTTTGCCTGCTCGAGCGGAAGGCTCGCCGACATCATCGCGCGCGACCACGCAGATCAACGTGTCGGCCACCTCTCACTTGGTAATGCAGAGCTTCAGCGCTCTTCAGGATCTCGCGGCGAACGGCAGCGGTGCACCACCCTCACCGATTAACAGTCGACCCGATCGGCGAGCTGAGAAGGTGACCCTGACCTACGGCAAGGACGTGTACGAGCACTACGGAATCGCCCATGGGGCTATCCTGCCCATGAGGGTGAACATCGTCAGGCAGGACTCCGCCGGAAGCGGCAGCCGATCCGCGAGTAACTGA